AGAACTGAGCTGAATACATTTTTTCCTGCtattacagatgatgaaactgaggatGAGAGAGTTTAAGTAATTATTTCAGGGTCATACAAGCTAAAAGAGGTAAAACTGAGTTTACAACCGATAAAAGAGAATTATTGTTTTGTACCAAATACGAGAAACATGTTTCAAGGGACACTGAATTGAGGGATGGAAAAGCCTAATTCTAATAATTCAATAGGAATGAAAAGGAACACTCATATGATGCAGTTAACAGAAGAGGATAAAAGcacaaaatgcaaacaaaagtaATGTGGGCTTGACCATGACACATGTGCTTTATTGGCGAAGCAAAAGTATAGACACACAAGCTTTGCTGGTAGGGACCAGCGCCAAGATCACTGACAGACAGCTGACAAAGGGAGATTAGGTGACAATCCTAATGCTCATCTTCGAACAACATGATTTCAGCTTCAGTGCCTAAACTTTTCTCTGTCAGCTGTCATCCCAGGCAGAGGTTAGGAAGGATGCAATCTGTCACCATGGCTGAAACAAAGATGACGGAGTCCTGCAATCAAGAAGAGCGAGTGGATCTAGCCGGTTCATGGTCCTGATGAATCCTTTGGTGTTACTTGCTCTTGGGCGGACACTTCTGctggcagggaggaggtgggcactgtacaggtgggcagggaggaggtgggcaaGGCTCAGGGCACtttggaggtgggcagggctcagggcactttggaggtgggcagggctcagggcactttggaggtgggcagggctcaGGGCACTTAGGTATGAGCACAGGAGGTGGCTGGCAGGGCTGCTtgcactgctgctgctgttggtaAGACATCTCTTGTGGGGGTCAGAGGATCTGAAAGAGAAGCAACAGCATTCATAAGAGACACAGTCCTGACAGTGCAACAGTCAGCCACAGCATCAGCCATCCAGTCtccaaggacccacttggattCCTAACACAATCCTTAAGATTTTGTGTAGCTTTTTTAGTCTTCCCGTTTAGGACCTCTCACCCTCAGCTCTTCAGTCTTTTGCGGCTGATCTCTTATTGTACCACTTTCTAAAGACACAATTGCCTATGAGGCAGAAACAGATGTTTCTGAGGACAAATACTATCCAGAGAAGAAAAACCCAAATATTGAAATTCTAACCAATTCTAAATGGAATCTCTACTCATAGCTTCCACGAGGCCCTGGTTACCAGTTTCACTAAGCTGACTGTGGTGCTGAGCCATGGGGCTTTGAAAAGCGCTGCAAAGGCTCCAGCCTGTCACTCGAGGAGATTGTGCTCTGAGAGATCTGTCTGGAGCAGATGTGGAGCAGGAGACAGGACAAAGTCTTGCATCTCTCACTGGCCTTCAGTTTAAGCTTCAGGTTTAAGACTGTATTTTTTACTCCATTTCTCTCATCACCTTCAAGTCCATCTACCAAATACCAGCTAAAATTGATGCCCGAAACCTCATTATCTTCTTTTTCCCATCTGTGAGCATAAATTGACTAAAGAAAATCATCATCTCTACCCACAGGGTAAATCCTAACACCACTGAAGTACCAAGAAAGGCTGTAAGATTTGTACTCACCAGAGTCTCCAGAGATGTATAGCTGAGTGCCAAGAAGATAGCTTCAGTGAGCTGGAGAAGCCTTTTATAAGGACTGGGAGACCCACGCAGGGGAACAGCCCAGAACTGGGATGATGTGCTTATTTCCCAACCAAAATGCCATCTGCGTGCAATTCCCAAATGACTTGGCATGCTCAGGGTATCAGAAAACTTCCTAGTTGGTGATCCTCCTCACCAGATTAAATGCACAGTGATTCAGTTGAGACATTTTCTCAAGTTCTTCATGCCAGTGTCATGTGGCAATTGGAGAATATGACAAATTCTCTTGCAACGGTGATGTTTTTCTATAATCAGAGATGGTACTTCCCCTACCTCCCAGCTTCCTGAGTGACCTGTATGTAACAACTATTACCTCATCCAGTGTCACCTGCCCAGGATCCAGCTTTGTTCTCTTTAACAGTGAGACCAGGGTGTGCTAACCCTGAAGTCTGGATATATCTTGACTTCCAGGTGCAGTTGCAGTTTTTTTTTACACCTAACTTCGCCTTTTACCCAGCCTATTGGTCTCTAGGCTTTTGTTGACAGTTAATTGACTTGAACAGGGCCACAAAGGCACATCTCAGCTTCCTAGACGCTGGCGATCCCACCCTCCCTGTGTCTCCATATGGTTCCTCAATGGGCTTAAATAGGGCAATGCCATCCTGCAGTTTTCTAGGCCATAAGAGTTACATGCCAAGCCATCCCTAAAGCTGCTATTTCCATTTACACACTGACCTCATCTCTGTGCTCTTCGTGATCATGAGTGACTGGGTGGTCTACTGGAAACCTGAATTCATCTTCTCCCATTTTCTTCAACACTGACTTAATATCTGGGTCACATCCATTTAGAAGCTTTTCCATTCCTACTCCCCACATAATGTGTGTCACTTTTTCCTACATAAGTTAATTCAATTGATTCCTTAAGAATTCCTCtcttttgaaatgatatttaGTAGGATTTCAGGCTTTCTCTGCACACTCAAGGAGTGAAGTTCTCTGAGCTATTTATCCCACCAGTCACTTCATGGATATTTTTacctaaataaatacaatatggCTACACAGAACTCACCTACTGATAATTTCTTAGTATAATTTGTTGAACagcattaataaatatttagctaGTATTACTCACTGTCTCAACTTGGAGAAGCTTTGAGTACCTGGCTGTGTGGACATCTCCAGGCACCACTACCATGTGACATTAAACATTTTCTATCCTCCTTGAAGATGTTTACACAGCTGTAATTAGAAGTAAGAACTATTCCTACCTTAAAAGTTTGCTGCAAAAGCTCAATGAGATACCTAATGTAATGCATATTATTTAGTGTGTCTTCAAAGAAATGTGAGCTCTAAAAGACAGATAAACTATGAAAAAACAGTAAGTAATAATAACTAATCAATAATTTCAAACACATCAAAAAGGTAGTAAAGAATGGCATTGTTTATCCTTTGGATTCTGTGAATGTGATTGCTCtgctctcctctttcttctgGCTGAGGTCACTGCTGATTAGACAGTAATACCAAGATGGCACCATAGAGTCTGCACCTTGCTTCCCTGAGAAAGCCCCTCCCAGTACCTGAGGGAAGAGCTCACGCCTTGTACTCTTTACCCAAAAGAATGCTGGGTGGTGTGTGCATGTTTCACACCCGATTGGGCTGGTACAGTAGAGAAAAATATCAGTGGCCTAGCCTGAGTATTTGAAGAGGTAGGAAATTCCTTGGGTTGAGCTCCAGTACTGACCTTTGTCTCAGCATCTCAGAGGAACAAGAGGAGGCCTAGCAGTCTGAGATTCAAGGATTTAGTCATCTTGATTGCTATCAGGAAACTGACACCTTCCCGGGATGCTAGAAGGCACAGGGATACTCTTGTGGTGGGTGAGGTGCTGTCATAACATTCTTTCTCATGGTGAAATTCTAGGAACTAGAACCACTGCCTGCAAATTATCTAAGAAGCATGTGATTAAAAATAGTTCTATCAACAAGATTTTagacttgtttttctttgtctcatGGATTACTAATAGgttctaaagttatttttatcaataaattatttgGTTTATCATTTATGCTTGATAAAGTGGAGGAGGCTCAGGCTTTCTTAAGAAAAGAATGTTTAGTAAGGTTTGTCAATCTCACAAAGAGGGATAATTATTTCTTGatatacagagaaaataagtaaagcaCAGATGATCCTCACTTTCCACTAATAGTGGGTACTTAAAGCCCTGTGCAAATTAGGTCTCTGAAACAAGTAGTATCCACTTGAGGTAACAGTGGTTATCTCAGGAGAGTACTGTAAATATCTGGGGCATAGAAAGGTGGAGAGAGACTAACTTTTCACTGCATGACCATTTTTTAACTTCTTGTATTTTTGTatcatgtgtattttttaaacattcaaaatgtttacatatttaaatattcaaatatatttaaaaatttaaataaatctgTGAGTAAGTACCATGTTAGAAAATTAGCATGGTATAAACACAATGATTGAGTTTAATCCAGGCTCTTTGCCCTAATTAGGTGTGTAACTATGAGcaattttcttaacatttctatAGTTCTCAATTTCCACATTGAGGAAATGATGATAATAGTACTGCTATGAGATATATTTGTATAAggtgcaaataaaataatttaaatcataaGTCTTGTTAAACAACTCGTGAAATCCGGGAATCATGAGGCTGACTGACCTAGTCCCAAAGGTCCTGGTTTGTCCAAAGATTTTGAAGAGAAGGACAGAGCTATTTTATGGAGatcagagaaatgaagaaagaaaggaaggtagAGAGGGGGAATACAGGGTCGtgcacagaggaggaaatgcGAAACAGAGATGACTACATTTCCCAAGGACCATTTGATTCTacttgatttaatatttatagcCTAGTTCTTTATgttccaaataaaattatttccattttaataataataaattaaagtaTGCTGCTACTAAATAAAATGTCGTTATGTTCCTGAAAGTAtagaatcaaaaaacaatagaagtGGAAATGAACAATAATGGCaagagtaggcatccttgtcttgttactgatcttagaggaaaagctttcaatttttcaccattgagtgGACAGATATTAGGCATAGGTtagtcatatatggcttttattatgatAAGGTATGCTCTTTCTATAAATAATTTGTTAACTGTTTTAATCATCAAAGGGCATTGAATTTTGTCATAAgttttttatgcatctattgagatgatgatattgtttttgtccttcattctgtttatacggtgtatcacatttattgatttgcttatgttgaaccatccttgtatccagGTGCATGATCATGGTgcatgatccttttaatgtgttttcaattcagtttgctagtatttcgtTGAGGATTTTTGGATCTATGTTCATCAGGCATactggcctgtaattttctttttttatagtgtCCTTATCTGCCATTGTTATCAGGGTAATGTTGTCCTCTTAAGATGAGCTGAGAAGTATCCCTGcatcttcaattttctggaagaatttgagGAGAATtcatgttaattcttctttaaatatttagtagaattcaCTACTACAGCCAAGTGATCCTGGCTTTTGTTTGATGGGAGAATTTATATTACTGACTCAATTCCCTTCCACATTATTGgcctgttcagattttctatttcttcatgattcagtcttggtagttTGCTTACTTCtagtaatttttccatttcttccaggtCATCCAATTcattggcatataattgttttttgtaatctcttaggatcttttctttatttttgtggcatcagttgtaatgtctcctctttcatgtctgattttatattaatttgagtcttctgtcttttttcctctgttagTCTAACTagaagtttgtcaattttatcttctcaaaaaCTAACTCTGGGTTTTGatgattttttctattattttcctagTCTGTATTGCAAACTCATCAAATTAttcacattaaatatgtgcagttctttgtatatcaactatacctcaataaagctgtctaaaaaaa
Above is a window of Lemur catta isolate mLemCat1 chromosome 3, mLemCat1.pri, whole genome shotgun sequence DNA encoding:
- the LOC123634621 gene encoding small proline-rich protein 2D-like; protein product: MSYQQQQQCKQPCQPPPVLIPKCPEPCPPPKCPEPCPPPKCPEPCPPPKCPEPCPPPPCPPVQCPPPPCQQKCPPKSK